The genomic region TCGTCGCCAATGACTTCGTCGCCGACTGGATTCGCCGTAACTTCGACGGCGACATCACCGCCGCTGCGGCCGAGGCGATGAACGCCACGCCGAGCGTTCGCTACGAGGTCGACACGTCCGCCTTCGAGGGCGAGGGCACGGACGACCTCTTTGCGATGACGTCGACGCTCGCCGAGCCTGCCGCCGAAGAGCCGGCCAAGCCGCAGCAGTCGGTCTTGCCGATTCCGCCCGTCACGTCGGCCGAGTCCGCCGGGCCCGTGTCGAGCAACGTGGAAGGTGCCGGCAGTCGGCTGCGTCACGATCTGGACGACTTCCTGATCGGCACCGGCAACAAGCTCGCCGCCGAGTGTTGCCGAGCTGTCGCGGAAACGCCCGGCACGTCGTACAACCCGCTCTTCATCCACGGCAGCGTCGGCCTCGGCAAGACGCACTTGCTCCAAGGGCTCTGCCGTCGTTACGCCAAGCTGCACCCGACCTCCCGCTGGGCCTACTTCACGGCCGAGGAGTTCACCAACGGCTTCGTCTCGGCCGTCAAGGGTAATCGGGTCGACGCGTTCCGCCGGAAGCTGCGCGACGTCGACCTGCTCGTCATCGACGACGTCCACTTCCTGGCCGGCAAACGCGCGACGCAGGAGGAGTTCCTGCACACATTCAACGCCATCGAAGCCGCCGGCCGGCACGTGGTGATGGCGAGCGACGCGCATCCGAAGACGATCGCCAGCTTCGGCGAGAGCCTCATCAGCCGATTCGTCAGCGGCATGGTCGCCCGCATCGACCCGCCGAGCCGCGAGATGCGCGAGCAACTCCTCCGAGAGCTGGCCCGCCGACGCGGCCTGAAGCTCGGCGACGAGGTGATCGGCTGGATCGCCCGTCGCGTCACGCAGAACGTCCGCGAGCTTGAGGGTGCCGTCAACCGCATCGCCGCTCACGTGGAGCTTGCCGATCGGAAGCCGGACGTGGCATTGGCTCAGGAGATTCTGTTCGACCTCGATCGTCAGATGAACCAGCCGATCCGGGCGGAGCAGATCTTCGCCGCCTCGTGCGACCTGTTCGGGCTCGACCGGCGCGAACTCATGAGCGGCAGC from Planctomycetota bacterium harbors:
- the dnaA gene encoding chromosomal replication initiator protein DnaA codes for the protein MPRAVCDATGLDPALRQDAPSNERELLAVIAAGIERRVGRQRFAVWFVKSARLSLGQPGEGDVLVVVVANDFVADWIRRNFDGDITAAAAEAMNATPSVRYEVDTSAFEGEGTDDLFAMTSTLAEPAAEEPAKPQQSVLPIPPVTSAESAGPVSSNVEGAGSRLRHDLDDFLIGTGNKLAAECCRAVAETPGTSYNPLFIHGSVGLGKTHLLQGLCRRYAKLHPTSRWAYFTAEEFTNGFVSAVKGNRVDAFRRKLRDVDLLVIDDVHFLAGKRATQEEFLHTFNAIEAAGRHVVMASDAHPKTIASFGESLISRFVSGMVARIDPPSREMREQLLRELARRRGLKLGDEVIGWIARRVTQNVRELEGAVNRIAAHVELADRKPDVALAQEILFDLDRQMNQPIRAEQIFAASCDLFGLDRRELMSGSRQRTISVARSLAMFLTRKLTSLSYPEIASRMGKRNHSTVISACRRMETAIKKDEPLSWSTSTGERTEPASELAQRLEDLARVSDPE